GTCATCTCATTGCCGCGCTCGCCGCACCCGATGTAGACTATGATATCAGCATCAGCCCAGCGCGCGAGCTGGTGCTGGATGATGGTCTTCCCGCTCCCGAACGGCCCGGGCACGCACGCCGTGCCGCCCTTGGCCACGGGGAAGAGGGTGTCTATGATGCGCTGGCCCGTGATGAGCGGCTCAACGGGCGGCAGCTTCTCCCTGTAAGGCCTGCCCCTGCGAACAGGCCACCGGCTCATCATCGAGATCTCGCGGACCCCGCCCGCAGTGCTGATCCTGGCTATCGTCTCCGTCACAGTTGCCTCGCAGGGCTCAATCTCCTCGACCAGTCCCTCGACGCCGTAGGGCACCATTATGCGGTGCTCCACCACAGGGGTCTCACTGACCACCCCCAGGACATCGCCGGGACCGACGTGATCGCCAACCCTGGCCCTGGGCTCAAACCGCCACTTCCTCGCGCGGTCCAGGCCCGGCGCCTCAACGCCGCGCTCGATGCGGTCGCCTGCGGTCGCGCGGATCACATCGAGCGGCCTCTGAATTCCGTCGTAGATCGCCTCGATGAGGCCCGGTCCCAGCTCAACGCTGAGGGGCTCACCCGTTGTGTATACCGGGTCCCCAGGGCCAAGCCCGGCCGTCTCCTCGTAGACCTGTATCGACGCCTTGTCCCCGCGAATCTCGATTATCTCCCCGACGAGCCTCTTCTCGCCCACCCGGACTACATCATACATCTTGGCATCATGCATCCCCTCGGCGACTACGAGGGGGCCTGAAACCTTGATGATCCTTCCTCCATTCATAGCTGCTTACCTGCCTCTTTTTGAAATAGGATGTCGGCTCCGACCGCCCTCTCCACGGCCGCCTTCATCTTACGCATAGCTATGCCCAGGCTCCCTGCGTTATTTGGAATGAGAAGGATAGCGGGAAGCGGCTCCTGGCTGAACCGCTCCAGCTCCTCTTCCATGCCTGCCGCAAGCGCCTCGGTCAGGAAAATACAGGCAAATCCCTCCTTTACTATATCGCGGAGGGTTTTCTTCGCGCTCTCGGCATCGGCAACAGGAAAGACCGAGACGCCCAGGGCTCGAAAGCCCAGCACCGAGTCCCTATCCCCTATGACACCGATCTTATACATAGACATCACGTAACCTTTCCCTGATGGTCTCCCTGGGAAGGCCGTTGGCCTTGCCGACCAGGATGATCCTGAGCATCCGGATCTCATTCTCCTTGGCCAGGAGATAGCCGATCAAGGGCTCAGGGCCAAATGCGACATATTTTGCCCTTTTTAGATAATTGAGGAGGTAGACGTCACGGGCTTTTTCAAAATATGAAAGGCTTCCGTCCACAGCGAGGCGCTTGAGTCCATCCTCAATTATGGACGCGTAATCGCTGCCGGCAAACTCATCCGCTACAGCCTCCATGGGCCGGTCATATGCGTCCAGGAATTTGCTCAACTCGAGCCTGCCGCCCGGCAGGAAGGCCTCCGCAAAGGAGGTTCTATCCTTGCCCATCTGCTTCGACCGGATGAGGGCCGCGATATTAATGAGATCGGCCTGCCTCGCCAGGTAATCCACAAGGAAGTCGATCCCCTGCCCTGCCGCCTCGGCGCACATGAAAGAATATGCCTCCCTGTCCAGCACATTATCTATCGTAACAGGATCACGAGTCTCTTCATATGCGGCTAAGGCGCGCTGGAGGGCCGCCCGGTGCGGCTCGGGAAGGTCGCGGACTTCACCCTCATTCACGGCCCGCGCCAGCGCCTCCAGCCTGACCGAGCCAATATCGAACAGCCCGCGCTCCAGCGCCTGATCCGGTCCCGATCCTGGCGCCCCCGGCATCTGGCCTTCACCCAGCCCACCTGGCACGCCCGGCCCGCCTCTTCCCGAACTCTCCCTCCCAGAGCTCTCGCCCAACAGGTGCGCCTTCAGCAATACCTTCAAATTATGGAAGTCGTACCTCACCAGGAAAATCCGGATAAGCCCGGGATCCGGCGCCATCTCCGCGAGCACAGCATAAATCCTCTTGAGCTCATTTGAGAGCATGGCCTCATAGTCGGAGGCCGAGACGGAATACTCCGTTTCCTGCAGCACCTTGAGCGCCTCATCAACATCAGGCGCGTCCAGCATTCTATCAAGCCTACCCCAGTCAAGGAGCCTTGTCTCGAGGACGCGCGTCCTCGCAACGGCATAGGCATACTTTGACTCAAACTCCACCATTGATTATCCACCCTTCTCGCCTGCGTGCCTGCGAGCTCTGCGGGCTGGTGCCTGCGGGGGAATGCCTGCACAATGCCTGGGCAATACCTGCACAATGCCTTAGGGAATGCCTGCGGGCACCGCGCCGCCGCGACTATGCAACTATGTGTATGCGGTGTATGCGGCTGGTTATAACCGGTTACGGCTACGGCTCCTGGCCGAAGAGTATATCCGCAACCCTGGCCAGGAGCTCCTCGCGCTCGCCCGCCACCACGGCCTCCATGGAGCTGTTGATCTCCATCGCCTGGGTCTTGAGGATAAACCCGCCAGCCAGCCCCCTCGTCTCGGTGGACATGACCAGCCGGCCCGACCCGCGAGCCGCCCGGAGCCCCTCGCTCACCTCATCGAGAAACGCCTGCCCGAGCCTCTCGCGGTCGCGAGCGGACAAGATCACCTCGATCTCTCTCGCGCCTGCGGGGGCGGCATCAAGGATCATGCCCTTCAACATGGCACGATAGCTTCCCTCATCGAGGTCCAGCAGCGCCTGGAGCCCCTCGCGGAATACCTCCTCGATGAGCTCCTCCTTCGCGCTGAGGATCGCCTTGCGCGCCTCGAGCTCCGCGAGGGTGATCATCCGCTGCTTTCGCCCCGCCGCCTCCTCGCGGGCGCGGCCCAACATCTCATCCCTGCGCCTCTCAGCCAGGACCCTGGCCTCCTGGAGTATGGCCTCAGCTTTCTTCTGCGCCGCAGCCCGGGCCTCCCCCGCGGCCGCCCGGGCCTCCTCGAGGATCCTACCTTTCAGCCTCGAAAGCCCTTCGCGTCCCGCAACCACAGTGCTTTCGCTTTCTACCCTCTCCATCATCGATTATGCCACTCCCTTGATGGGGATCCCGAAGATCAGGAGCAGGGTCGCCAGGAATGCGAGAACCGCGTATGTCTCGACCATCGCAGCAAATGTAACGGCCTTCCCAAGCTCCTCAGGCCTCTTGGCCGCTACCCCGACGCCCGCGGCCGCAACCTTACCCTGGTGTATTGCGGAGAACCACCCGACAATGGCTACGGGGATGGCCGCCATGACAACGAGTGCCCCTTCATGTGTAGTGAGCATCAATGGATTGCCGAAACTGAAAACATTCAGCTTGCCCATGAGAAGTAGCCCAGATAGAAGACCATAGATCCCCTGAGTGCCCGGAATGACCTGCAACAGCAATATCTGACCGAACTTATCAGGGTCTTCCGTTACTACGCCAGAACCAGCGGTCCCAACGAGGCCAACCCCTATGGCCGAGCCCACTCCCGGTAGTGCTACCGCGATTGCGATGCCGAAGAATCCTAGGATCGTCCCAAGTGTAATGTCCATACGTTATGCCTCCCTCTCTCCCACTAGATCTATATCATCTATATCTATATATTTTGTCCTGACTCTAAACGGGGAGAATCTCCTCCCGCCGCCCTCAAAGAATTTATTGAAAAACTCTACATACTGCAACCTGCTCGAATGGACAAATGACCCGACGACGTTGATGAGAAGATTGAAGGTGTGACCTACGACCAGGAGGATTACCATGCCGATCCACCCGAGGATCGGGATTCCCGTCAACCGGAGGGCCAGATCATCGATGACGTTGGCTATGACGCTCGATGCAAGACCCAGGGCCAAGAGACGTGAATATGAAAGGACATCGCTCAAATAGCCAGTGATCCCGTAAAGGCTCAAAACCCCAGAGGCCAGCCTCTTTATAATGCCCTTATTGGCCCGTCCCTGCGTCGCAATGAGCCCGACGGCCCCGACCGCCGAAAGCCACGTGGCGAGGGTCGATATGCCGGCCACCTTGACCTGCCCACTCACCATGATCAAAGCTAGGCCCAAGATGAGCAGGAACCAAAACCCCTGGTCGAACACGGCATCTACGATGCGTCCCCTCCTCACGTTCATCCCGAACTTTATCCCAAGGCCCACGAGTATCTGTATGAGGCCGAGCGCAAACGAAACCCCCAGCATGAGGATGGGATTATCAAGAGGATTGAACCATAAAGGCTTGACCTTGACCAGGTTTCCAAGCCAGCTGCCCGTGACCGCCCCCATCACCGCAGACGAGACCCCGCTGATCGCAAGGAGTATGAAAAGCTTCTTACCGAGGCCGGCCATCCTGATCTTCTTGAGCAGTATGACGCAAAGCAGGGTCAAGAGGATGCCGTATCCCACATCCCCGAGGCACATGCCGAAAAATACGAAGAAGAACGGCGCAAGCCACGGTGTAGGATCGATGCCCTCTGGATGAGGCATGCTGTAGATCTCGGTCACGGCCTCAAACGGCGTCACAAGCGATGTATTCTTGAGCGTAACCGGGACGGCCTCCCCATCCGCCGGGGGTTCATCCTTGATAACGATGGAGTCGAACCTCTTCATTAGCAAGTCGCGAAGCGCGGGAATATTATCGCTCGCCACCCACCCCTGGATGGCAAAGGCTCGCCTTGTCGCGACCGACTGTCTCGACGCCGCGAGCCTGTCCCTCTCGAGGGAGAGCGAATCATACAGGGCATAAATTCGAGTCCTGTAGCTCAGCAGCTTACGCGCCTCACCCAGGATGCCCTCCCTCTCCCCTGAGATGGCGTCCAGGCGTTGCCTGGCAGCCCCGGCACACTCGCGCGGCGTGCCCGTCAGGGCCGGAAACTGGTGCCTTGTATATTCGTGCTTCTTGAGCACGTCGAAAAGGGCCTGCTCGTCCTCGCGAGCATAGATAACCACGAAGTAGACATCTCGCCCGTCGTCCGATCGCCTGGCCTCGATGTAGAGACCATCACATGCAGATCGCGCCTCGCTGGCCAGGTTATCGTAAGCCTTTGCGGCTACGCTCCCCAGAACTATGCCCGCGTGCCGCGTGCCCCCGAGCTCCTCCAGAGGGAGATCGAG
Above is a genomic segment from Bacillota bacterium containing:
- a CDS encoding V-type ATP synthase subunit F; translation: MSMYKIGVIGDRDSVLGFRALGVSVFPVADAESAKKTLRDIVKEGFACIFLTEALAAGMEEELERFSQEPLPAILLIPNNAGSLGIAMRKMKAAVERAVGADILFQKEAGKQL
- a CDS encoding V-type ATP synthase subunit I — translated: MAIAEMRKVTIIGHLADRAAITGELQRAGVMELEAIEEETESGPGPGGAGPGDVEASTGVETGAVEQRIAELKFCIDFLDKLERVKKGLIQQFAGSKIPVDLDEFGNMTRDEGWFRPVHSQCRDYDSRLSALRNEENQIQNLLRQLAGWVWLDLPLEELGGTRHAGIVLGSVAAKAYDNLASEARSACDGLYIEARRSDDGRDVYFVVIYAREDEQALFDVLKKHEYTRHQFPALTGTPRECAGAARQRLDAISGEREGILGEARKLLSYRTRIYALYDSLSLERDRLAASRQSVATRRAFAIQGWVASDNIPALRDLLMKRFDSIVIKDEPPADGEAVPVTLKNTSLVTPFEAVTEIYSMPHPEGIDPTPWLAPFFFVFFGMCLGDVGYGILLTLLCVILLKKIRMAGLGKKLFILLAISGVSSAVMGAVTGSWLGNLVKVKPLWFNPLDNPILMLGVSFALGLIQILVGLGIKFGMNVRRGRIVDAVFDQGFWFLLILGLALIMVSGQVKVAGISTLATWLSAVGAVGLIATQGRANKGIIKRLASGVLSLYGITGYLSDVLSYSRLLALGLASSVIANVIDDLALRLTGIPILGWIGMVILLVVGHTFNLLINVVGSFVHSSRLQYVEFFNKFFEGGGRRFSPFRVRTKYIDIDDIDLVGEREA
- a CDS encoding V-type ATP synthase subunit K, with product MDITLGTILGFFGIAIAVALPGVGSAIGVGLVGTAGSGVVTEDPDKFGQILLLQVIPGTQGIYGLLSGLLLMGKLNVFSFGNPLMLTTHEGALVVMAAIPVAIVGWFSAIHQGKVAAAGVGVAAKRPEELGKAVTFAAMVETYAVLAFLATLLLIFGIPIKGVA